One genomic segment of Brevibacillus laterosporus LMG 15441 includes these proteins:
- the speB gene encoding agmatinase, with protein MRFDEAYSGNVFIRSHQNYEESQAVIYGMPMDWTVSFRPGSRFGPSRIREVSIGLEEYSPYLDRLLEDVKYFDAGDIPLPFGNVEGSLQAIREFVAKVLADNKIPVGMGGEHLVTWPVIQAMHEKYKDLVIFHFDAHTDLRDNYEGYEYSHSTPIKKACNLLGGKNVYSFGIRSGMKEEFDWAKENMHLYKYDVLEPVKQVLPSIGNRPIYLTIDIDVLDPSAAPGTGTTEAGGITSRELLDTIHFMANNGANVVGFDLVEVAPVYDHSEMTQIVASKILREMILSFVK; from the coding sequence ATGCGTTTTGATGAAGCTTATTCTGGCAACGTGTTTATTCGTAGTCATCAAAACTATGAGGAGAGCCAAGCAGTCATTTATGGCATGCCGATGGATTGGACAGTTAGCTTTCGTCCAGGCTCCCGTTTCGGCCCTTCACGTATTCGCGAGGTCTCTATTGGCTTAGAAGAATACAGTCCTTATTTGGACAGGCTATTAGAGGATGTGAAGTATTTTGATGCAGGGGACATTCCATTACCTTTTGGAAATGTAGAAGGCAGTCTCCAAGCTATTCGCGAGTTCGTTGCGAAAGTATTAGCGGATAATAAAATCCCTGTAGGTATGGGCGGTGAACACTTGGTTACATGGCCAGTGATTCAAGCCATGCACGAGAAGTATAAGGACTTGGTTATCTTCCACTTTGATGCCCATACCGATCTTCGAGATAACTATGAGGGCTACGAGTACTCCCATTCAACGCCAATTAAAAAGGCGTGCAATTTGCTTGGAGGAAAAAACGTTTATTCGTTCGGAATCCGTAGCGGGATGAAGGAAGAGTTTGATTGGGCAAAGGAAAATATGCATTTATACAAATACGATGTATTGGAGCCTGTTAAGCAGGTGCTTCCTTCCATTGGAAATCGCCCTATCTACTTAACGATTGATATTGACGTGCTAGACCCTTCTGCTGCTCCTGGTACAGGTACAACAGAGGCTGGCGGCATCACATCTCGTGAATTACTAGATACGATTCATTTTATGGCTAACAACGGAGCCAATGTGGTCGGATTTGATTTAGTGGAAGTAGCACCTGTGTATGATCATAGTGAGATGACACAGATTGTTGCTTCTAAAATACTCCGTGAAATGATATTAAGCTTTGTAAAATAG
- the speE gene encoding polyamine aminopropyltransferase — translation MELWYTEKQTENHGITTKISETLYSEKTDFQQLDIIHTNQFGRMLVLDGMVMTTDVDEFVYHEMITHIALNTHPNPKKVLVVGGGDGGAIREIVKHASVEKAVLAEIDGGVIEASKKYFPEIAKDLMGNPRVDVQVIDGIKHIHDHKGEYDVIMVDSTEPVGPAVGLFEKGFYQGIADALKPDGIMVAQTESPWFNRELIKRVFKDLSSIFPVTRLYTASIPTYPSGLWSFTIASKKYDPLEVDPSTIKDMDTKYYNKDIHKAVFQLPNFVAELTRD, via the coding sequence ATGGAACTATGGTACACTGAGAAGCAAACGGAAAATCACGGAATTACTACAAAGATCTCCGAGACTCTATATAGTGAGAAAACGGATTTTCAACAATTGGATATTATCCATACCAATCAATTTGGACGTATGCTTGTACTTGACGGTATGGTTATGACTACCGATGTTGATGAATTCGTTTACCATGAAATGATTACTCACATTGCTCTTAACACCCACCCTAATCCTAAAAAAGTATTAGTTGTGGGCGGAGGAGACGGAGGAGCTATTCGTGAAATCGTTAAGCATGCTTCCGTAGAAAAAGCTGTACTAGCTGAGATTGACGGCGGAGTTATTGAAGCCTCCAAAAAATATTTCCCAGAGATTGCGAAAGATTTAATGGGAAATCCGCGTGTCGATGTGCAAGTTATCGATGGAATTAAACATATTCATGATCACAAGGGTGAATATGATGTAATCATGGTTGACTCTACCGAACCAGTTGGTCCAGCAGTGGGACTGTTTGAAAAAGGCTTTTATCAGGGAATTGCCGATGCGCTAAAACCAGACGGAATCATGGTTGCTCAGACAGAATCACCTTGGTTCAATCGTGAATTGATCAAACGAGTATTTAAAGACCTATCGTCTATTTTCCCAGTGACTCGTTTGTATACAGCAAGCATTCCAACATACCCATCAGGTCTGTGGAGCTTTACCATTGCTTCCAAAAAATATGATCCATTAGAAGTAGATCCATCTACAATTAAAGACATGGATACCAAATACTATAACAAAGATATTCATAAAGCAGTGTTCCAGCTTCCTAACTTTGTAGCTGAACTGACTCGCGACTAG
- a CDS encoding transglycosylase domain-containing protein, producing MEVIREHPLLRWLRRVRLFIKILGLTMLAAALSILFLVLYLRSQPMPATVIHQTSTIYAGNGEVIDSIHRGENRYVVTLDNVSPYLVQATLSIEDRYFYQHMGIDLKRTAKAAYVNIVEMNKAQGASTITQQLARNLYLSHEKTWTRKAKEALLTLQLELNYTKDEILAMYMNQIYYGHSAYGAEAAAGTYFGKKAKDLTLAESSMLAGIPKGPTYYSPITNFDNAKKRQKLILAAMHRDGYISEKQMREAYEQKLTFRSPKEVQKASIAPYFRDYILTLAKDKYGISEEAVQNGGLKIYTTLDVAIQKKAEEAIRKHMPKNNQELQIALVAIDPKTGFIKALVGGRDYKKSQFNRVLSKRQPGSTFKPIMYLSALDNGFTPLTLMKSEPTVFTYENGKEYVPSNYGNKFTNTFITMQEAIATSDNIYAVKTINQLTPQKIVDEAKKLGITSPLQAVPSLALGTSPISPLELTAAYSTIANNGSYITPVAILKIMDNTGAILAEDSSAHVPVADPSSSYVLNQMMQTVFSDTRGTAHRVAGQLNRPVAGKTGSTDYDSWIGGFTPQLVTSVWTGYDEGKKIDPIKDARLAAPLWAEFMESALDNQPPSQFNAPTGVVSVYIDPVTKKLATQNCPHAQVMYFKAGTEPQDYCSEHIPEQAIPDAKPPEKEKKSLWNKLWGR from the coding sequence ATGGAAGTCATCCGCGAGCATCCCTTACTTCGTTGGCTTAGGCGGGTCAGGCTTTTTATAAAAATTCTAGGTCTGACTATGCTGGCGGCTGCATTATCCATCCTATTTCTGGTCTTATATTTACGTTCTCAGCCAATGCCCGCCACAGTTATTCATCAAACTTCAACCATCTACGCAGGCAACGGAGAAGTTATAGATAGTATTCACAGAGGAGAAAATCGTTATGTCGTCACACTCGACAATGTTTCCCCTTATTTAGTGCAAGCTACTCTTTCCATCGAGGATCGTTACTTTTATCAGCATATGGGCATTGATCTAAAACGGACTGCAAAAGCAGCTTACGTCAACATTGTCGAAATGAACAAAGCTCAAGGGGCCAGCACGATTACACAGCAGCTAGCTCGCAATCTGTATTTGAGTCATGAGAAAACCTGGACTCGCAAGGCAAAAGAAGCCTTACTCACCCTACAGCTAGAGCTTAATTACACAAAAGATGAAATTTTAGCAATGTACATGAATCAAATCTATTATGGACATTCTGCCTATGGTGCAGAGGCCGCCGCGGGAACCTATTTTGGCAAAAAAGCGAAGGATTTAACGCTTGCAGAAAGCTCTATGCTAGCAGGAATTCCAAAGGGGCCTACCTATTATTCCCCGATTACGAATTTTGATAATGCGAAAAAGCGTCAAAAATTAATCCTAGCGGCTATGCACCGTGACGGTTACATTTCCGAAAAACAAATGCGGGAGGCTTACGAGCAGAAATTAACATTTCGTTCACCTAAGGAAGTACAAAAAGCTTCGATAGCCCCATATTTTCGGGACTATATTCTCACTTTAGCCAAGGATAAGTATGGAATCAGTGAAGAGGCTGTTCAGAACGGCGGATTAAAAATTTACACCACCTTAGACGTTGCAATCCAAAAGAAAGCGGAAGAAGCTATTCGTAAACACATGCCTAAAAATAATCAAGAATTACAGATAGCCCTAGTAGCCATTGATCCTAAAACGGGCTTCATTAAGGCACTGGTAGGTGGCCGCGATTATAAAAAAAGCCAATTCAATCGTGTATTGAGCAAACGACAGCCTGGTTCTACCTTTAAACCAATTATGTATTTATCAGCTTTAGATAATGGGTTTACTCCTTTAACGTTGATGAAAAGCGAGCCAACTGTCTTCACTTACGAAAATGGAAAGGAATACGTTCCTAGTAATTATGGTAATAAATTTACGAATACCTTTATTACGATGCAAGAAGCCATCGCTACATCAGATAATATTTATGCTGTTAAAACAATTAACCAATTAACACCACAAAAAATAGTAGATGAAGCCAAAAAATTAGGGATAACTAGCCCTCTACAGGCTGTACCTTCTCTAGCTTTGGGAACATCGCCTATCTCCCCTTTGGAATTAACAGCAGCTTACAGTACCATCGCAAATAATGGGTCGTACATTACACCAGTAGCGATTTTAAAAATTATGGATAATACAGGTGCCATTTTAGCTGAGGATTCCTCTGCCCATGTCCCTGTAGCAGATCCGAGTAGCTCATATGTGTTAAATCAGATGATGCAGACTGTTTTTAGCGATACGCGCGGCACAGCTCACCGTGTTGCAGGCCAATTAAACCGTCCCGTTGCTGGGAAAACAGGCTCCACTGACTATGACTCCTGGATAGGCGGATTTACACCCCAGCTCGTAACCAGCGTTTGGACAGGCTATGATGAAGGGAAGAAGATTGACCCGATTAAGGATGCCCGTCTAGCGGCTCCGCTTTGGGCGGAATTCATGGAAAGTGCTCTCGATAATCAACCCCCTAGCCAATTTAATGCTCCTACCGGTGTCGTATCAGTTTACATCGACCCAGTCACCAAAAAATTGGCTACCCAGAACTGCCCGCATGCGCAAGTTATGTATTTTAAGGCGGGAACAGAGCCTCAGGATTACTGTTCCGAGCATATTCCTGAGCAAGCAATACCCGATGCCAAACCACCTGAAAAAGAAAAGAAATCGTTGTGGAACAAATTATGGGGCAGATAA
- a CDS encoding YwhD family protein, with amino-acid sequence MNLFDNKKNNGFTIVSKKTDVHGGFGQGVLDLSHVSSVIIDVEENYAYIDMGALHAKSAVERGIKFSTNKEDVPNGKPYWLVWVTIDRKEEGPYYAGVTACYMEIDREARRGYKLLVDHVNRMDAAMKRKIMISELGEVEKAALRKLLMEHNADMWANSAEELKQGLETQA; translated from the coding sequence ATGAATTTATTTGATAATAAAAAAAATAACGGCTTTACCATTGTGAGTAAAAAGACAGATGTTCATGGCGGATTTGGTCAAGGAGTGCTTGATTTAAGTCATGTTTCCTCTGTTATTATTGATGTTGAAGAAAATTATGCCTACATTGACATGGGAGCGTTGCATGCCAAGAGTGCTGTTGAACGAGGCATTAAATTTTCTACGAATAAGGAAGATGTTCCAAACGGAAAGCCGTACTGGCTTGTTTGGGTTACCATCGACCGCAAAGAAGAGGGACCTTACTATGCAGGTGTAACTGCTTGTTATATGGAGATTGACCGTGAAGCCCGCCGTGGATACAAGCTATTGGTAGATCACGTTAACCGTATGGATGCTGCTATGAAGCGCAAAATCATGATAAGTGAGCTAGGAGAAGTCGAAAAAGCAGCATTGCGCAAATTACTGATGGAACACAATGCAGACATGTGGGCAAACTCTGCTGAAGAACTTAAGCAGGGCTTAGAAACACAAGCATAG
- a CDS encoding YwgA family protein, translating to MHRGHAKIMRLVEVLGEVTGRKKLQKMVYISKKMQVDFEERFEFHMFGPYSEELTLRVDELCSFGLLNEQHESKGAIEVYRYSLNELGKDFLRYHDVDLGVGERLIKRLNEENSRFLELVSTILYFEHLSYEEMLVKVFTLKSKQRYTEEEVQKGLAFLDECKQISLQH from the coding sequence ATGCATAGAGGGCACGCCAAAATAATGCGGCTAGTGGAGGTCCTTGGTGAAGTAACAGGAAGAAAGAAACTGCAAAAAATGGTGTATATCTCTAAAAAAATGCAGGTGGATTTTGAGGAAAGATTTGAGTTTCATATGTTCGGGCCTTATTCCGAAGAACTGACATTGCGCGTAGATGAGTTGTGTAGCTTTGGGCTGTTGAACGAACAACATGAAAGCAAGGGAGCGATCGAAGTATATCGTTACTCCTTAAACGAATTGGGAAAGGATTTTTTGCGTTATCATGATGTAGACCTAGGGGTAGGAGAGCGTCTGATTAAACGTTTAAATGAAGAAAATTCCCGTTTTCTTGAATTGGTGTCCACCATTCTTTATTTTGAGCACTTATCCTATGAGGAAATGCTGGTTAAAGTCTTTACATTAAAAAGCAAACAGCGCTATACAGAAGAGGAAGTACAAAAGGGACTTGCTTTTCTCGACGAATGCAAACAAATTAGCTTGCAGCATTAA
- a CDS encoding HD domain-containing protein yields MVVQRLLDEEKVFKDPVHRYVHVREKVIWELIDSPEFQRLRRIRQLGTSYFTFHGGEHSRFNHSLGVYEIMRRILETFEGRVNLPYEEKLLCLCAALLHDVGHGPFSHSFEKVFRFDHEEWTRKIIMGRTGINQILRTVSETFPRKVAEVIAKTYENKLIVSLISSQIDADRMDYLLRDAYYTGVNYGNFDIERILRVMRPSEDGVVIKASGMHAVEDYIMSRYQMYWQVYFHPVTRSAEVVLHKIFKRAKELFQRDYRFQLEPTHFLPFFCDRIQLKDYLMLDESIVYFYMHQWRNERDSILSDLCSRFLDRNLLQYVEYNPRNFRTEYEIRELFQEAGIDPDYYVEVDSTSDLPYDYYRPGKEQERISIMLVKPNGEQAELSTMSEIVEAVCGKRRFDYKLYYPADLIESLPAELAQKIKERLGVVMSDA; encoded by the coding sequence ATGGTAGTGCAGAGGCTATTAGATGAGGAAAAGGTGTTTAAAGACCCTGTTCATCGCTATGTGCATGTCAGGGAGAAGGTCATTTGGGAGCTAATTGATTCACCAGAATTCCAACGACTAAGACGTATCAGACAGCTTGGGACAAGTTATTTTACCTTCCATGGCGGTGAGCATAGCCGATTCAATCACTCGCTGGGCGTCTATGAAATTATGAGACGCATCCTAGAGACCTTCGAGGGTAGAGTTAATCTTCCTTACGAAGAAAAGCTCCTGTGCCTTTGTGCGGCTTTACTGCACGATGTTGGACATGGTCCTTTTTCACACTCCTTTGAAAAGGTATTTCGGTTTGACCATGAGGAATGGACGAGAAAAATCATTATGGGCAGGACAGGCATTAATCAAATTTTACGTACGGTTAGCGAGACCTTTCCTAGAAAGGTTGCGGAGGTGATCGCAAAAACGTATGAGAATAAACTGATTGTCTCCCTTATTTCCAGTCAGATAGATGCAGACCGAATGGATTATTTGTTGCGAGATGCTTATTATACCGGAGTTAATTACGGTAATTTTGACATAGAGCGCATTCTGCGTGTAATGCGACCCTCTGAGGATGGAGTAGTGATTAAAGCGAGTGGGATGCATGCAGTGGAAGACTATATCATGTCACGCTATCAAATGTACTGGCAGGTGTATTTTCACCCGGTGACGCGGAGTGCAGAGGTTGTTCTACATAAAATTTTCAAACGTGCGAAGGAATTATTCCAGCGCGATTACCGTTTTCAATTAGAGCCGACACATTTCCTGCCGTTTTTCTGTGATCGTATCCAATTGAAGGACTATCTGATGCTGGATGAATCTATTGTTTATTTCTACATGCATCAGTGGCGAAATGAGCGAGATTCTATATTATCTGATTTGTGTTCACGATTTTTAGACAGGAATCTTCTGCAATACGTCGAATATAATCCTAGAAATTTCCGAACGGAATATGAGATCAGGGAATTGTTTCAAGAAGCGGGAATTGATCCCGACTATTATGTAGAAGTTGATTCTACATCCGATTTGCCCTATGATTATTATCGCCCTGGGAAAGAACAAGAACGGATTTCTATTATGTTAGTCAAACCAAACGGTGAGCAAGCGGAATTATCAACGATGTCAGAGATTGTAGAAGCGGTTTGTGGGAAGCGGAGATTTGATTATAAGCTTTATTATCCTGCTGATCTGATAGAATCGCTGCCTGCTGAACTTGCCCAAAAGATTAAAGAACGACTAGGAGTAGTGATGTCGGATGCATAG
- a CDS encoding RluA family pseudouridine synthase, which produces MTMKRWLDHTVDDQEKGMTVEEIVRQKMSVSGRMLQRLTRSKGILVNRKVPFLKRQVKAGDVISVRIVDDKREQEALVMLPPAPFEIQLEVLYEDEYFIVVNKPTGMTTHPIREDQHDTLLNQLVLYWHKQGKSIMPHTVHRLDRETSGTILIAKSSYAHQLADKLIREGSIERNYVAFVTGRMQPESGTIAEPIKRDPMHKVKRQVHPKGEEAVTHYKVLASNDEVSLVDITLDTGRTHQIRVHFEYMGHPLVGDTLYRGSRMGFSNQALHAYQLCFKHPVTEELLEIKAPMPSKMKRFVEDRFFLPNFML; this is translated from the coding sequence ATGACAATGAAAAGATGGTTGGATCACACTGTAGACGATCAGGAAAAAGGAATGACTGTGGAGGAGATCGTACGACAAAAAATGTCGGTCTCTGGACGTATGCTGCAACGTCTGACACGGAGTAAAGGAATACTGGTAAATCGCAAGGTCCCTTTTCTTAAAAGGCAGGTCAAGGCTGGAGATGTGATTTCTGTACGCATTGTTGATGATAAACGCGAGCAGGAAGCGTTAGTCATGTTACCGCCAGCGCCATTTGAAATTCAATTGGAAGTTTTGTATGAGGACGAGTATTTTATTGTTGTCAATAAACCAACAGGTATGACTACGCATCCTATTCGTGAGGATCAGCATGATACTTTATTAAACCAACTTGTACTTTATTGGCATAAACAAGGCAAGTCGATTATGCCACATACCGTTCATCGCCTAGATCGCGAGACTTCAGGCACTATTTTAATCGCGAAGAGTTCCTATGCTCATCAGCTAGCAGATAAGCTGATAAGGGAGGGAAGTATAGAGCGGAATTACGTTGCTTTCGTAACTGGTCGCATGCAACCAGAATCGGGAACAATAGCAGAACCGATCAAGCGCGATCCTATGCATAAAGTAAAGCGTCAGGTACATCCAAAGGGTGAAGAAGCGGTTACTCATTACAAGGTGTTGGCTTCAAATGACGAGGTTAGCTTAGTCGATATTACATTGGACACAGGGAGAACCCACCAAATCCGTGTGCATTTTGAATACATGGGACATCCATTGGTTGGGGATACCCTGTACCGAGGTTCTCGAATGGGCTTTTCCAATCAAGCGTTGCATGCCTATCAGCTTTGTTTTAAGCATCCAGTGACAGAAGAGCTCCTTGAGATTAAGGCACCTATGCCATCAAAGATGAAGCGCTTTGTGGAGGATAGGTTTTTTCTCCCAAATTTTATGCTATAA
- a CDS encoding aminopeptidase: MQDPRLKKLAYNLLHYSVGLKEKEVLNIEVRGNGHDLARELIKEAYAIGAYPYVEIMDTRIQRELMMNASAERAEYLRKWSEERIKDQHATIIINGVDNDSEMSDVPNDKRQEHYRVLKPLSDYMIANTRWVLLNYPTPSMAQNANMSTEAFEDFFFDVCITDYRKMHDAFLPLQQLMNKTDKVRLVGPGTDLTFSIKGIPNVICAGENNIPDGEIFTAPVRDSVNGVLTHNATTQYMGTKFENITLRFENGKIVEATSNNTKKLNEILDTDEGARYIGEFAIGVNPYVLHPMNDILFDEKIAGSFHFTPGQAYEDADNGNRSIVHWDMVTIQRPEYGGGEIWFDDVLIRKDGLFVLDTLQGLNPDALKS, translated from the coding sequence GTGCAAGATCCACGATTAAAAAAATTGGCTTATAATTTATTGCACTATTCTGTGGGTTTGAAGGAAAAGGAAGTTTTAAATATTGAAGTCCGTGGAAACGGGCATGATCTAGCTCGGGAGCTGATAAAAGAGGCATATGCTATCGGCGCCTATCCTTATGTGGAGATAATGGATACACGTATTCAACGGGAGTTAATGATGAATGCTAGTGCCGAGCGGGCAGAATATCTAAGAAAATGGTCTGAAGAACGCATCAAGGATCAGCATGCAACCATCATTATTAACGGGGTTGATAATGACAGCGAAATGTCTGATGTGCCAAATGATAAGCGTCAGGAGCATTACAGGGTGCTAAAGCCACTTAGTGATTACATGATCGCTAATACTCGTTGGGTTCTGCTTAATTATCCTACACCCTCTATGGCGCAAAATGCGAATATGTCGACTGAGGCATTTGAAGATTTCTTCTTTGATGTCTGTATAACAGATTACCGAAAGATGCATGATGCATTTCTGCCCCTGCAACAACTGATGAATAAGACGGATAAAGTACGATTAGTCGGGCCAGGAACCGATTTGACCTTTTCCATCAAAGGAATTCCAAACGTGATTTGTGCGGGAGAAAATAATATTCCAGATGGAGAGATTTTCACTGCTCCTGTGCGTGATTCGGTCAACGGTGTACTTACTCACAATGCGACGACACAATATATGGGGACTAAATTTGAGAATATTACCTTGCGTTTTGAGAATGGAAAGATTGTAGAAGCGACCTCAAATAATACCAAGAAGCTCAATGAAATTCTTGATACTGACGAAGGAGCTCGCTATATTGGAGAATTTGCCATCGGTGTAAATCCGTATGTGCTGCATCCGATGAATGATATTTTATTTGACGAGAAAATCGCAGGTAGCTTCCACTTTACTCCGGGTCAGGCCTATGAAGATGCTGATAATGGCAATCGAAGCATCGTGCATTGGGATATGGTAACCATTCAACGTCCGGAATACGGTGGCGGTGAAATTTGGTTTGATGATGTGTTAATCCGTAAAGATGGACTATTTGTGCTGGATACATTACAAGGTCTTAATCCAGATGCTTTAAAATCCTAA
- a CDS encoding TspO/MBR family protein gives MTQQKPSLLSSIILFLVIIALFSLSGILFPSDLIWYNTLAEPDWLPSSNLIAIIWFVLYALIALAVVVLQKTIGLDNLNHSWYLLFVINYVINQAYTFILSIQKDLSLAFYDCLATAISTLLLLLYTGKYSRWAALLLIPYLVWSCLTTYMSWVIYQINL, from the coding sequence ATGACGCAGCAAAAGCCAAGTCTATTATCCTCCATCATATTATTCCTCGTCATAATAGCTCTTTTTTCGCTGTCAGGTATTCTTTTTCCAAGTGACCTAATCTGGTATAACACCCTTGCAGAGCCTGATTGGCTTCCCTCAAGCAACTTGATTGCTATCATATGGTTTGTATTATACGCACTGATTGCTCTTGCAGTCGTTGTATTACAAAAAACCATTGGGTTAGATAACCTAAACCACTCTTGGTATCTGTTATTTGTGATTAACTACGTGATCAATCAAGCTTATACCTTTATCCTGTCTATTCAGAAGGATTTGTCGTTAGCCTTTTATGATTGTCTGGCTACCGCAATATCGACCCTACTCTTGCTATTGTACACAGGCAAATACTCTCGCTGGGCAGCACTGTTACTTATTCCGTATCTTGTTTGGTCCTGCCTAACTACGTATATGTCATGGGTTATTTATCAAATCAATCTCTAG
- a CDS encoding MDR family MFS transporter has translation MSWLSWDVNLKVRLIGETLFSIFLWMFLPFMALFFSETFGKSTAGVLLIIPPLLSVVISLIGGRISDKLGRRPVMLFSVAFEVLMFLLFFLSSSPWMMYLAFVGLNLSASLYQPASEAMIADLTNEEDRNFVFAMFYTAMNLGVVIGPLLGAFFFVNYRNELMLACMIVTAILFVVYFFVLKETKPSAPQTSSDVVDSAPSWKKEWQSFQVIFRDKVFSLYLLAGVFVFIAFSQMDLYMAIYIKEHVLHQPLIWWGDWTYSLGGTSFFGWMMALNGFMVVTLTAAMTRWISAWSDQKAFVIASFLGGIGFFMMAFSKNIWFLLFCMAVLTIGELIRTPIALGFVSKLAPEHQRGQYMGASTLQFTIGRILAPLLVTLSNWFGPLVIFGIIFGVTILSILCYQKMFTIMGRAKSV, from the coding sequence ATGAGCTGGCTATCTTGGGATGTAAATTTAAAGGTTCGTCTGATCGGAGAAACCTTATTTTCCATCTTTTTATGGATGTTCTTACCCTTCATGGCTCTGTTTTTCAGTGAAACGTTTGGTAAGAGTACTGCTGGGGTATTATTAATCATTCCCCCGTTACTTAGTGTTGTCATAAGCTTAATTGGTGGTCGTATTTCTGATAAACTGGGGCGTCGTCCCGTTATGCTATTTTCTGTGGCGTTTGAGGTTCTCATGTTCCTGTTATTTTTTCTATCCTCTTCACCTTGGATGATGTACCTTGCTTTTGTCGGACTGAATCTGAGTGCCTCTTTGTATCAACCAGCTAGCGAAGCTATGATCGCAGATTTGACCAACGAGGAAGATCGCAATTTTGTGTTTGCCATGTTTTACACAGCTATGAATTTAGGGGTTGTTATCGGCCCTTTGCTGGGAGCCTTTTTCTTTGTAAATTACCGTAATGAGCTTATGCTAGCCTGTATGATTGTGACTGCTATTCTATTTGTTGTCTACTTTTTCGTCTTAAAAGAGACTAAGCCGTCAGCACCTCAAACTAGCTCAGATGTAGTCGATTCAGCACCCAGTTGGAAAAAAGAATGGCAATCCTTTCAGGTTATTTTTCGTGACAAGGTTTTTTCTCTTTACTTGCTAGCGGGGGTCTTTGTGTTTATCGCTTTTTCCCAGATGGATCTTTACATGGCGATTTATATAAAGGAACATGTGTTACATCAACCGTTGATATGGTGGGGAGATTGGACCTATTCTCTAGGTGGAACATCCTTTTTTGGCTGGATGATGGCCTTGAATGGATTCATGGTAGTGACGCTAACCGCAGCGATGACACGCTGGATTAGTGCGTGGAGCGATCAAAAAGCATTTGTGATTGCATCTTTTCTGGGTGGGATCGGCTTTTTCATGATGGCTTTTAGTAAAAATATCTGGTTCTTGCTCTTCTGTATGGCTGTTCTCACAATTGGAGAGCTGATCCGTACTCCAATCGCTCTAGGCTTCGTTAGTAAACTAGCCCCTGAACACCAACGCGGGCAGTATATGGGTGCCTCCACACTACAATTTACGATTGGGCGCATCCTAGCACCACTGCTCGTTACTTTATCTAATTGGTTTGGTCCGCTAGTCATTTTCGGAATTATTTTTGGTGTAACAATTCTTAGTATCCTTTGCTATCAAAAAATGTTCACCATAATGGGGCGTGCAAAATCGGTCTAG